The Algoriphagus sanaruensis genome window below encodes:
- a CDS encoding glycoside hydrolase family 9 protein, which yields MKNTFLLLLSILVCSNAFTQEVFFSVNQIGFHPEDTKKAVVFSSEKIKNNIHLVHLPDSSSAARIKPISLESGVWGDYNYYEIDFSSVQTAGDYFLWHSGSRTSSTIFQIGEQAYQGYQEDLLAFMRQQRCGYNPVLDMVCHEKDGRSFFGPMPDSTYVDASGGWHDAGDQLKYLITGSYATGHMLLAYSLYPDRFEDHVNALGQPGKNGIPDVLDEAKWGLDWLLKLHPGADQLIHQIADDRDHRGFKIPNKDNSDYGWGENSYRAAYFATGKPQGLGKYKSESTGMANVAGRSAAALALGARIWKDLDPAFSIQCLKAAKSLYELGRKYEGFQQGNSYGAPYRYNEETWNDDMEWAGAELFKATQESFYLNQAKDYAIKSSNADSWTVRDSASHYQLYPFVNLGHYSLHEVVDEEFKKTLENFYQEGIEYTLKKAKSSPFEVGIPFIWCSNNLMTSLATQLILYEKMSGDDSYKPYLLAQRDWLFGKNPWGTSMFTGIPKKGDFPIYVHTAPYVLLGLQVPGGLVDGPIFRTIHSQLLGLTLERPDDYLNRQNPFVVYHDAVGDYSTNEPTMDGTAGSILMMAYFSTQ from the coding sequence ATGAAAAACACCTTTCTCCTCCTTCTATCCATTCTTGTTTGCTCCAATGCATTTACCCAGGAAGTATTTTTTTCCGTCAATCAAATCGGATTTCATCCTGAAGACACCAAAAAAGCAGTGGTCTTTTCAAGCGAAAAAATCAAGAACAATATCCACCTTGTCCATCTTCCGGATTCAAGTTCTGCGGCTCGGATCAAACCTATTTCTTTGGAATCCGGTGTCTGGGGAGATTACAATTACTATGAAATCGACTTTTCCTCTGTACAAACAGCAGGAGATTATTTTCTTTGGCATTCCGGCAGCAGAACTTCCTCCACCATTTTCCAAATCGGAGAACAGGCGTATCAAGGATATCAGGAGGATTTGCTTGCCTTTATGCGTCAGCAGCGTTGCGGATACAATCCCGTCTTGGATATGGTTTGTCACGAAAAGGATGGACGAAGTTTTTTTGGCCCCATGCCCGACAGTACTTATGTGGATGCTTCTGGTGGATGGCATGATGCAGGAGATCAGCTCAAATATTTGATCACGGGGAGCTATGCCACTGGGCACATGCTTCTGGCTTATTCACTTTATCCAGATCGATTTGAAGACCATGTCAATGCCTTAGGTCAGCCCGGAAAAAACGGGATTCCGGATGTTTTGGATGAGGCCAAATGGGGCTTAGACTGGTTATTAAAGTTACATCCCGGTGCTGATCAACTTATTCATCAAATCGCCGATGACCGAGATCACCGCGGATTTAAAATTCCAAATAAGGACAATTCAGATTATGGCTGGGGCGAAAACAGCTACCGAGCAGCCTATTTTGCGACGGGAAAACCACAAGGGCTTGGCAAGTATAAAAGTGAATCAACCGGAATGGCAAATGTGGCCGGACGATCCGCAGCTGCCTTGGCTTTAGGTGCCAGAATATGGAAAGATTTAGATCCTGCATTTTCCATTCAATGCCTAAAAGCAGCCAAAAGTCTTTATGAATTGGGTAGAAAGTATGAAGGATTCCAACAGGGAAATTCATATGGAGCACCGTATCGTTACAATGAGGAAACTTGGAATGACGATATGGAATGGGCTGGAGCGGAACTATTTAAAGCTACCCAAGAATCTTTTTACCTAAACCAAGCCAAAGATTACGCGATAAAGAGTTCGAATGCAGACTCCTGGACAGTCAGAGATTCTGCCTCCCATTACCAATTATACCCCTTCGTTAATCTTGGTCATTATTCTTTGCATGAGGTAGTGGATGAAGAATTCAAAAAAACACTGGAGAACTTCTACCAAGAAGGAATCGAATACACCTTGAAAAAGGCAAAATCGAGTCCTTTTGAAGTGGGTATTCCATTTATTTGGTGCTCTAACAATTTAATGACCAGCCTAGCCACTCAATTGATTTTGTATGAAAAAATGAGTGGGGATGACTCCTACAAGCCTTATCTCTTGGCGCAGCGGGATTGGCTTTTTGGAAAAAATCCTTGGGGAACCAGCATGTTTACCGGAATACCCAAAAAGGGAGACTTCCCGATTTATGTTCATACTGCACCCTATGTCCTTTTGGGATTGCAAGTTCCGGGTGGCTTGGTTGATGGGCCAATTTTCAGAACCATTCATTCCCAACTGTTGGGGTTGACTCTGGAGCGACCGGATGATTACCTCAACCGACAAAACCCATTTGTGGTCTATCACGATGCGGTGGGTGATTACAGCACCAACGAACCTACCATGGATGGAACAGCCGGATCAATACTAATGATGGCTTATTTTTCTACCCAATGA
- a CDS encoding HAD family hydrolase: MSIEFDLLAEVKHVFFDMDGTMVDSIPFHQESWLRFLSNHGIHLRPEEFRAQNHGTIHEMIRRFFPHEKSSQRILELGEEKEYTYRQLYSSYLVEIKGLSSFLEHLKTNGISIHLSTMGDQNNIDFILDGLELRHFFKTITGGHEVFKGKPDPEIFELSLKKAGAKPAESIVFEDSGGGIRAAKAAGLRVLGLATTHSKRELIELGWLAAYHDFSEILNEKRRINFNSPKEV, encoded by the coding sequence ATGAGCATCGAATTTGACTTACTAGCCGAGGTCAAACATGTATTTTTTGACATGGATGGTACAATGGTGGATTCTATTCCATTTCATCAAGAGTCTTGGCTGAGATTTTTGAGCAACCATGGAATCCACCTACGCCCGGAGGAATTTCGTGCTCAAAATCACGGAACCATCCATGAAATGATTCGTCGATTTTTCCCTCATGAGAAATCCAGTCAACGGATTTTGGAATTAGGAGAAGAAAAAGAATATACCTATCGTCAGCTTTACAGTTCCTATTTGGTTGAAATCAAGGGACTGAGCTCATTTTTAGAGCACCTAAAAACGAATGGAATTTCCATTCATCTATCCACGATGGGAGATCAAAACAATATCGATTTTATTCTGGATGGATTAGAACTTAGACACTTTTTCAAGACCATAACTGGAGGTCATGAGGTTTTCAAAGGAAAGCCCGATCCTGAAATCTTTGAACTTTCACTTAAAAAAGCTGGGGCCAAGCCTGCGGAATCAATCGTATTTGAAGACTCTGGAGGAGGAATTCGAGCTGCAAAGGCCGCCGGACTTCGAGTGCTGGGGCTGGCAACGACCCATTCCAAAAGGGAGTTAATCGAATTGGGATGGTTGGCTGCCTATCATGACTTTTCGGAAATTTTAAATGAAAAAAGAAGGATAAATTTTAATTCTCCGAAAGAGGTTTAA